From the Myxococcales bacterium genome, one window contains:
- a CDS encoding transposase — MNEKNPVTPSSSVPAGADANEPAGADVRARPGRRTVEERQQAVLELMAGKATVDQIARRLGVHAATVEGWRQDALVGVEQALRRGSGKTAAELELERKTRDLEKVVTTLSIQKCLLENALEAEREKRPTVPARSRR; from the coding sequence ATGAACGAGAAGAACCCCGTCACCCCGTCGTCCTCGGTCCCTGCGGGTGCCGACGCAAACGAGCCCGCCGGCGCGGACGTTCGCGCCCGGCCCGGACGGCGTACCGTCGAGGAGCGGCAGCAGGCCGTGCTCGAGCTGATGGCCGGCAAGGCGACCGTCGACCAGATCGCGCGCCGGCTGGGCGTGCACGCCGCGACCGTCGAGGGCTGGCGCCAGGATGCGCTCGTTGGCGTCGAGCAGGCGCTGCGGCGCGGCAGCGGCAAGACGGCCGCCGAACTCGAGCTGGAGCGCAAGACGCGCGACCTCGAGAAGGTCGTCACGACGCTCTCCATCCAGAAGTGCCTCCTCGAGAACGCGCTCGAGGCGGAGCGTGAGAAGCGCCCTACCGTGCCCGCGAGGTCCAGGCGATGA
- a CDS encoding DUF1152 domain-containing protein, whose amino-acid sequence MAEPALFGYLAQCEHILIAGAGGGFDVYAGLPLAHALWRRGQTVHLANLSFSNLALNGATQLGPALYEVIAETQGRDMYFPERALARFLAQEDLTATVYAFQRVGVRQLLLAYQTLVARLDLDAIVLIDGGTDLLMFGDEAGLGTPVEDMTSLAAVGQLPIAHRHVACVGFGIDAHHGVCHSHFLENVAALERDGAYHGAFSISRHTKEGALYLRAVAHAVQAHDGPASIVNGSIAAALGGAFGDVQFSPRTAGSELYVNPLMGLYFTFDLMGVCNRNQYLRQLVDAPSVVHVEAIISDHHQHASRRPHRLIPH is encoded by the coding sequence ATCGCAGAGCCTGCGCTCTTCGGCTATCTGGCGCAGTGCGAACACATCCTGATCGCCGGCGCGGGCGGTGGCTTCGATGTGTACGCGGGCCTGCCGCTGGCGCACGCGCTGTGGCGGCGCGGTCAGACGGTGCACCTGGCGAACCTGAGCTTCAGCAATTTGGCGCTGAACGGTGCGACGCAGCTCGGCCCGGCGCTCTACGAGGTCATCGCGGAGACCCAGGGTCGGGATATGTATTTTCCTGAGCGCGCGCTGGCGCGGTTCCTGGCCCAGGAAGATCTGACGGCGACGGTCTACGCGTTCCAGCGCGTGGGCGTGCGACAGTTGCTCCTCGCGTACCAGACGCTCGTCGCGCGGCTCGACCTCGACGCGATCGTGCTGATCGACGGAGGGACGGACTTGTTGATGTTTGGCGACGAGGCCGGCCTGGGCACCCCGGTCGAGGACATGACGAGCCTGGCGGCGGTGGGACAGCTACCGATCGCGCATCGCCACGTGGCGTGTGTCGGCTTCGGGATCGACGCGCACCACGGGGTGTGTCACTCGCACTTCCTCGAGAACGTGGCCGCGCTGGAGCGCGACGGCGCGTACCACGGCGCGTTCTCGATCTCGCGCCACACCAAGGAAGGCGCGCTCTACTTGCGCGCGGTGGCCCACGCGGTGCAGGCGCACGACGGGCCCGCGAGCATTGTCAATGGCAGCATCGCGGCGGCGCTGGGTGGCGCGTTCGGCGACGTGCAGTTCTCGCCACGCACGGCGGGGAGCGAGCTGTACGTGAACCCACTGATGGGGCTGTACTTCACCTTCGACCTGATGGGCGTGTGCAACCGGAACCAGTACCTCCGTCAGTTGGTCGACGCGCCAAGCGTCGTCCACGTGGAGGCGATCATCAGCGACCATCACCAGCACGCGTCGCGGCGACCCCATCGGCTGATTCCGCACTGA
- a CDS encoding DUF4157 domain-containing protein — MRSASHQRGPQCEASASREDRTARPLRLVSHASACPRGATSVDHDPVTRLPALPESRVREYLDFGGTLHEAEETAPSPARYPGKVTLTAGFRPRPERDGAEHPPQNEQIDSKSASHRAGRLAALDDPFGLHVPIQAKGDLRDAKTTADPRALPSTSSGTPLPPAVRAIMERALHADFGDVLIHPDSARAAALGARAYTEGNSVHMAPGQYDPESQAGRELIGHELAHVVQQRQGRVAVTSQVRGIAINDAPGLEQEADALGQRAASGAVAAPAPALSVERPASTTPAPVTQAVAQRQPAPQDNEETLDTEVENAAQLERSNVPAERAYGTRLVLLLTLMRPDDIDDDAVLFPFIDKCQELARDERLTLGFLTFRRDRNTILEEDGGGFPAAWAERMSQELRIDANLKELETAYRAERSRALDGVAAIGSTVWARGLPLTLDQARQLDADGLVRDVLNYRRLAAGSSEPTDRYAAAMASWLRLAAHYGAVLEHERDLADQVRQIRAGELVVTRPYYKQQRAKFAELQAALQFVQQAGADPATVARKFIRVLSWTVGAGLYSFGGGGVAATWPLDGVEAYQTELAKLDARLAGAASADSITRALTWAHERGYLSAAGREVWNAIKADAVKMIATAVGILILQQIPGVNVALDVVLLIEFGLDAVVMLGEVVDTLKAAIRAKSVVDMEHASAMMATTIVGDAAKLLLWAATWGVAKASKRIKSYRDGKKFLEEHGHASEAREALAGAKGDIDKARATLAKKRAQEQRARDQADLDQKPPPSAPRPDEPQGAGQQGPVESGSGEPKPPEPGPKSAESGSGEPKPPDPGPKPPEPGKPNQPHREATDVGVQRPGPQPEPLPRDADGHLDFSGRHGKTLARDCDANPYAGEVAADAAARAQAAQQEVTARLGELQPCFVAGTSVLTGEGPRPIERIEVGVWVLAEDPERPGSRRAYEVLNVYRGHARELRHIVAGDTTITATLNHRFFVVDHGWVAARDLAEGDVLRTATGGLAAIAALTDEHTAEDVATFNFHVAEVSTYFVGDGTPVLVHNANPNFERPLWWLFGNKASFRAGDTDGVSLWKTENEHDVKDMFKIRKNIDGRSSSDAHKGYTAEQLASQGIEVEVTPGNGPMAGRLQHGSARPASPQPSDLEPTSAQPKGLSETGIRRAVDGINASTPDEKATPKSMGCK; from the coding sequence ATGCGCTCTGCTTCCCACCAGCGCGGACCGCAGTGCGAGGCGTCCGCCTCGCGCGAGGACCGCACCGCGCGGCCGCTGCGCCTCGTGAGCCACGCGAGCGCCTGTCCGCGCGGAGCCACATCCGTCGACCACGACCCCGTCACTCGCCTGCCCGCACTGCCCGAATCCCGGGTGCGCGAGTATCTTGACTTTGGGGGGACACTACACGAGGCCGAGGAGACCGCACCCAGCCCGGCTCGCTACCCCGGCAAGGTCACGCTGACCGCGGGCTTTCGCCCACGGCCGGAGCGCGACGGGGCCGAGCACCCGCCACAGAACGAGCAGATCGACAGCAAGTCGGCATCGCACCGCGCGGGGCGCCTCGCCGCACTTGACGACCCCTTCGGTCTGCACGTGCCGATCCAGGCCAAGGGCGACCTCCGCGACGCCAAGACCACGGCCGACCCGCGCGCGCTCCCGTCCACGTCCAGCGGCACACCGCTCCCGCCCGCCGTGCGCGCGATCATGGAGCGCGCGCTCCACGCTGATTTCGGCGACGTGCTGATCCACCCAGATTCGGCGCGGGCGGCCGCGCTCGGCGCCCGCGCCTATACCGAAGGCAATTCGGTGCACATGGCGCCGGGACAGTACGATCCGGAGTCGCAGGCGGGTCGCGAGCTCATCGGCCACGAGCTGGCCCATGTCGTCCAGCAGCGGCAGGGCCGCGTCGCCGTGACGAGCCAGGTGCGCGGCATCGCCATCAATGACGCGCCCGGCCTGGAGCAAGAGGCCGATGCGCTCGGCCAGCGGGCCGCGAGCGGCGCGGTCGCGGCCCCAGCCCCGGCCCTGTCCGTCGAGCGGCCGGCGTCCACCACGCCGGCGCCCGTCACCCAGGCCGTCGCGCAACGGCAGCCCGCGCCGCAGGACAACGAGGAGACGCTGGACACCGAGGTCGAGAACGCCGCGCAGCTCGAGCGGTCGAACGTCCCGGCTGAGCGGGCGTATGGCACGCGCCTGGTCTTGCTGCTGACGCTGATGCGCCCCGACGATATCGATGACGACGCGGTGCTGTTTCCGTTCATCGACAAGTGCCAGGAGCTCGCGCGCGACGAGCGGCTGACCCTGGGCTTCCTCACGTTTCGTCGCGATCGCAACACGATCCTCGAGGAAGATGGCGGTGGCTTCCCCGCGGCCTGGGCCGAGCGCATGTCCCAGGAGCTGCGCATCGACGCGAACCTGAAGGAGCTCGAGACCGCGTACCGGGCCGAGCGGAGCCGCGCCCTCGACGGCGTCGCAGCGATCGGCTCGACCGTCTGGGCGCGCGGGCTCCCTCTCACGCTCGATCAGGCGCGCCAGCTCGATGCCGACGGGCTGGTCCGCGACGTCCTGAACTACCGCCGCCTGGCCGCCGGCTCCAGCGAGCCCACCGATCGCTACGCCGCGGCGATGGCCTCGTGGCTGCGGCTCGCCGCGCACTACGGCGCCGTGCTCGAGCACGAGCGCGACCTCGCCGATCAGGTCCGGCAGATCCGGGCCGGCGAGCTCGTGGTCACCAGGCCGTACTACAAGCAACAGCGCGCCAAGTTCGCCGAGCTGCAGGCGGCGTTGCAGTTCGTGCAGCAGGCCGGCGCGGACCCCGCCACCGTGGCGCGCAAGTTCATCCGCGTCCTGAGCTGGACCGTCGGCGCTGGCCTCTATTCGTTCGGCGGCGGCGGCGTCGCCGCCACGTGGCCGCTCGACGGCGTCGAGGCGTACCAAACCGAGCTCGCCAAGCTCGACGCCCGCCTCGCCGGGGCGGCGTCCGCCGACTCGATCACGCGGGCCCTGACGTGGGCCCACGAACGCGGCTACCTCAGCGCCGCGGGCCGGGAGGTCTGGAACGCCATCAAGGCCGACGCGGTCAAGATGATCGCCACGGCCGTCGGTATCCTGATCCTGCAACAGATCCCCGGCGTGAACGTCGCGCTCGACGTCGTGCTGCTGATCGAGTTCGGGCTCGACGCGGTCGTGATGCTCGGCGAGGTGGTCGACACCCTCAAGGCCGCCATCCGCGCGAAGTCGGTGGTCGACATGGAGCACGCGTCGGCGATGATGGCGACGACCATCGTCGGCGACGCCGCCAAGCTGCTGCTGTGGGCGGCGACCTGGGGCGTCGCCAAGGCCTCCAAGCGGATCAAGAGCTACCGCGACGGCAAGAAGTTCCTCGAGGAGCACGGCCATGCATCGGAGGCGCGCGAAGCCCTGGCTGGGGCCAAGGGCGACATCGACAAGGCCAGGGCGACCCTCGCGAAGAAGCGCGCGCAGGAACAGCGCGCCCGCGACCAGGCCGACCTCGACCAGAAGCCGCCGCCCAGCGCGCCGCGCCCGGACGAGCCCCAGGGAGCGGGGCAGCAGGGCCCGGTCGAGTCCGGCAGTGGCGAGCCCAAGCCGCCTGAGCCGGGCCCCAAGTCCGCCGAGTCCGGCAGCGGCGAGCCCAAGCCGCCCGACCCCGGCCCGAAGCCTCCCGAGCCCGGCAAGCCGAACCAGCCACACCGGGAGGCCACGGACGTCGGCGTCCAGCGGCCTGGCCCGCAGCCGGAGCCGCTGCCGCGCGATGCCGACGGCCACTTGGACTTCAGCGGGCGGCACGGCAAGACCCTGGCGCGCGATTGCGACGCCAATCCATACGCGGGAGAGGTGGCCGCCGACGCCGCAGCACGTGCCCAGGCCGCGCAGCAGGAGGTGACGGCGCGGCTCGGCGAGTTGCAGCCCTGCTTCGTCGCCGGCACCAGCGTCCTGACGGGCGAGGGCCCGCGTCCCATCGAGCGCATCGAGGTGGGCGTGTGGGTCCTCGCCGAGGACCCCGAGCGCCCGGGCTCGCGACGGGCGTACGAGGTGCTCAACGTGTACCGCGGCCACGCGCGCGAGCTGCGCCACATCGTGGCTGGGGACACGACGATCACCGCCACCCTCAACCACCGCTTCTTTGTGGTCGACCACGGCTGGGTCGCGGCGCGTGATCTCGCGGAGGGGGACGTGTTGAGGACTGCCACCGGCGGGCTCGCTGCCATCGCGGCGCTCACCGACGAGCACACCGCCGAGGACGTCGCCACCTTCAACTTCCACGTCGCCGAGGTCTCGACCTACTTCGTCGGCGACGGCACGCCAGTCTTGGTCCACAATGCCAACCCGAACTTCGAGCGACCGCTGTGGTGGCTTTTCGGGAACAAGGCTAGCTTCCGGGCAGGCGACACCGACGGCGTGTCGCTGTGGAAAACCGAGAACGAGCACGACGTCAAAGACATGTTCAAGATCCGCAAGAACATCGACGGGCGCTCCTCGAGCGACGCACACAAGGGCTACACGGCGGAGCAGCTGGCGTCGCAGGGTATCGAGGTCGAGGTCACGCCCGGGAACGGCCCGATGGCGGGGCGCTTGCAGCACGGAAGCGCGCGGCCCGCGTCGCCGCAACCGTCCGACCTGGAGCCGACGTCGGCGCAGCCGAAAGGCCTCAGCGAGACGGGGATCCGTCGCGCCGTCGACGGCATCAATGCCAGCACGCCCGACGAGAAGGCGACCCCCAAGTCGATGGGGTGCAAGTGA
- a CDS encoding IS3 family transposase, translated as MSRMTVAGEASVSLLCATFHLSRAAFYAEARRQRGEGASAAVATAAVIPLPRRPRYTVAAVVLERIRDVLARDTARAWGVRKVWATLRREGLRVSRRRVHAIMRAHDLVLARDREPGETPRGHVMVPEPNRRIATDLTTVWTRRDGVVALVPTIDCGDRTTVIEVTKDQHGPAVLASVETKLVAAFGTPANVPDGVELRTDHGPQYTGADCEALCTRWGLLHTYAPVGRPTGNAVVERFIRTLKEELIWLQDWESADELRAAITPWLEHYNTRRPHQALNWQTPLERRTERLAVPLVLVTAVAAAVAA; from the coding sequence ATGAGCCGCATGACCGTCGCGGGTGAAGCCAGCGTGTCGCTGCTGTGCGCGACGTTCCACCTGTCGCGCGCCGCGTTCTACGCCGAGGCACGCCGACAGCGCGGCGAGGGCGCGTCGGCCGCCGTGGCGACCGCCGCCGTCATCCCGCTGCCGCGGCGCCCGCGCTACACCGTCGCCGCCGTCGTGCTGGAGCGCATCCGCGACGTCCTCGCGCGGGACACCGCCCGGGCCTGGGGCGTGCGCAAGGTCTGGGCGACGCTGCGCCGGGAGGGCCTGCGGGTCTCCCGTCGGCGGGTCCACGCCATCATGCGCGCGCACGACCTCGTCCTCGCGCGTGACCGTGAGCCCGGCGAGACGCCGCGTGGGCACGTCATGGTGCCCGAGCCCAACCGGCGCATCGCGACGGACCTCACGACCGTCTGGACGCGCCGCGACGGCGTCGTCGCGCTGGTGCCGACCATCGACTGCGGCGACCGGACCACCGTCATCGAGGTGACCAAGGACCAGCACGGCCCGGCGGTGCTGGCCTCCGTCGAGACCAAGCTGGTCGCGGCGTTCGGCACGCCAGCGAACGTGCCCGACGGCGTCGAGCTGCGCACGGACCACGGGCCGCAGTACACCGGCGCCGACTGCGAGGCGCTGTGCACGCGCTGGGGCCTGCTCCACACCTACGCGCCCGTCGGCCGCCCGACCGGCAACGCCGTCGTCGAGCGTTTCATCCGCACCCTCAAGGAGGAGCTCATCTGGCTCCAGGACTGGGAGAGCGCCGACGAGCTGCGCGCGGCCATCACGCCGTGGCTCGAGCACTACAACACCAGGCGTCCGCATCAGGCGCTCAACTGGCAGACCCCACTCGAGCGGCGCACCGAGCGCTTGGCCGTGCCCCTCGTGCTCGTCACCGCCGTCGCCGCCGCCGTCGCCGCCTGA
- a CDS encoding Bax inhibitor-1 family protein, whose amino-acid sequence MVGSFAALGIIVASMIFGFSLGAVFAGAMILLMAGYILYQTGQIARDFPPTAHVAAALLLFSTIATLFWYVLQFLMSFGRDE is encoded by the coding sequence ATGGTGGGCAGCTTCGCCGCCCTCGGCATCATCGTGGCCTCGATGATCTTCGGCTTCAGCCTCGGGGCCGTGTTCGCGGGCGCCATGATCCTGTTGATGGCCGGCTACATCCTGTACCAGACCGGCCAGATCGCGCGGGACTTCCCGCCCACCGCCCACGTCGCCGCCGCGCTCTTGCTGTTCTCCACCATCGCGACCTTGTTCTGGTACGTGCTGCAGTTCCTGATGTCGTTCGGCCGCGACGAGTAG
- a CDS encoding DUF4259 domain-containing protein: MGTWQLGPFDNDGAADFLAEAEEAPGRSVTSALRAVASAKASDEIDVDAGSATWAACDLVALAFGRPGTTAPPPDVAALAARIKPTEAMRERALAALDRVADVRRSELAQLWAEGAQAKAFRAELKKLRARLVDAASGPPPKARAPRPPPPPAPPWIAGQLLATALRPGCWVVAQMLESPYLAILGGTSKAQPTPAKVARTARTPEVLAVLWVAKDAIAGWTPLGVAAPLAAPRPLYSQEYPPSYQCTLYFPDGSVRDVPGRECVGVEYIVRWGAVDLDERLRATFLGGGYVPHLAYRLRSPDDPPPTSVAMGRRRGRAGRRRRRRSARRRWDPGELLIGSGSGSWGLAGCGELWKRSRRAMASATTAPWPVRVS, translated from the coding sequence GTGGGCACCTGGCAACTGGGACCGTTCGACAACGACGGCGCGGCGGACTTCCTGGCCGAGGCGGAGGAGGCGCCCGGGCGATCGGTCACCAGCGCGCTGCGCGCGGTGGCGTCGGCCAAGGCCAGCGACGAGATCGACGTCGATGCCGGCAGCGCGACGTGGGCGGCGTGCGATCTGGTGGCGCTGGCGTTCGGGCGGCCGGGGACGACGGCGCCACCGCCGGACGTCGCCGCCCTGGCGGCGCGGATCAAGCCGACCGAGGCGATGCGCGAGCGCGCCCTCGCGGCGCTCGATCGCGTCGCGGATGTGCGCCGGTCCGAGCTGGCGCAGCTGTGGGCCGAGGGCGCCCAGGCGAAGGCGTTCCGGGCCGAGCTGAAGAAGCTGCGGGCGCGGCTGGTCGACGCCGCGTCGGGCCCTCCGCCCAAGGCGCGCGCGCCGAGACCGCCGCCGCCGCCGGCGCCGCCGTGGATCGCGGGGCAGCTGCTCGCCACGGCGCTGCGACCTGGCTGCTGGGTGGTCGCGCAGATGCTGGAGTCGCCGTACCTCGCGATCCTCGGCGGCACGTCGAAGGCGCAGCCGACCCCTGCGAAGGTGGCCCGCACAGCCCGCACGCCCGAGGTGCTCGCGGTCCTGTGGGTGGCGAAGGACGCGATCGCCGGCTGGACGCCGCTCGGCGTCGCCGCGCCGCTCGCCGCGCCGCGCCCGCTGTACTCGCAGGAGTACCCGCCGTCGTACCAGTGCACGCTGTACTTCCCCGACGGCAGCGTCCGCGACGTCCCCGGCCGCGAGTGCGTCGGCGTCGAGTACATCGTGCGCTGGGGCGCGGTCGACCTCGACGAGCGCCTGCGCGCCACGTTCCTCGGCGGCGGCTACGTGCCGCACCTCGCGTACCGGCTGCGCTCCCCTGACGATCCGCCGCCGACGTCGGTGGCGATGGGCCGCCGGCGCGGCCGAGCGGGCCGCCGTCGTCGTCGGCGATCTGCGCGTCGACGATGGGATCCGGGTGAGCTGCTCATCGGCTCCGGCTCCGGCTCATGGGGGCTGGCGGGCTGCGGCGAGCTGTGGAAGAGGTCGCGCCGAGCGATGGCTTCGGCGACCACCGCGCCGTGGCCAGTCAGAGTCTCGTAG